Proteins from one Thioalkalivibrio thiocyanodenitrificans ARhD 1 genomic window:
- a CDS encoding TraV family lipoprotein: protein MKPYQTLILIGAVSLFAAGCASSPSYSCPLNSAEGYCKSLEDTHSAALGDFGSRENVHERSGANGGQSAERQGVVGERVFPGFPMPDERGKPVYTPPSVHQLWIAPYQSAEGVLHGGEYLYFTTEGYWNFGTLTAPGEGAGVITPLRPENLGFNPKSPEAQTSSDDADAEVRERAGIVQPHERLVPNVPR from the coding sequence GTGAAGCCCTACCAGACACTGATCCTGATTGGCGCAGTTTCCCTGTTCGCCGCCGGGTGCGCATCGAGCCCGAGCTATTCGTGCCCACTCAACAGCGCCGAGGGCTACTGCAAGAGCCTGGAAGACACCCACTCCGCCGCCCTGGGCGACTTCGGGTCGCGCGAGAACGTGCATGAGCGCTCCGGCGCCAATGGTGGCCAGTCGGCAGAGCGCCAGGGAGTGGTCGGCGAAAGGGTGTTCCCGGGGTTCCCGATGCCCGATGAGCGCGGCAAGCCGGTCTATACGCCCCCCTCGGTCCATCAGCTATGGATCGCCCCGTATCAGAGCGCCGAGGGCGTTCTGCACGGCGGGGAATACCTCTACTTCACCACCGAGGGTTACTGGAACTTCGGCACCTTGACGGCCCCTGGTGAGGGGGCGGGCGTGATCACGCCGCTTCGCCCGGAGAATCTCGGCTTCAACCCGAAGAGCCCGGAGGCGCAAACGAGTTCCGATGATGCCGATGCCGAGGTGCGCGAGCGCGCCGGGATCGTACAGCCTCACGAGCGCCTCGTCCCGAACGTGCCTCGATAA
- a CDS encoding TraB/VirB10 family protein: MADEKKGNQKTQAAPDKGSDFDVDIKGPSQIAMSVKKRWMLVGAGVLMLSIMSSMLFAPKEYERTARQDRRDTVVDTTPRNLDQRSWQATSQAEMADIKRMLESISRENQELQRRIETQNQKLEEQSEELGSLREGQGISQEELARQLEELREREGTRPTPLPPPPPVRDEPEDQARAVVPPPPPPRGAERPGEPGSGAKPRPIHIRVKAPEDDSVEVETTYTRNPYAGYLPPGSHAQVVLLNGLDAGSSDYTRTNPEPVLMRVQTNATLPGEARYSVKSCMVLGSAYGDLSSERVYVRLSRLSCVDKDNHLVLSSEVKGYVVDSDGSLGIRGVVDHKDGALLGRSLVAGFFSGLGSAFGSTSNSLTGSLIGTGQSVSGGDIAQRAGFGGAETAMNNLAQHYVDNLKNIFPVISVPNGRKATVVITDGVSLEWNDYGSLYRKTTSPVN, from the coding sequence ATGGCTGATGAGAAGAAAGGCAACCAGAAGACGCAAGCAGCCCCGGACAAGGGCTCTGATTTCGACGTCGATATCAAGGGGCCCTCCCAGATCGCGATGAGCGTAAAAAAGCGCTGGATGCTCGTGGGCGCGGGTGTGCTGATGCTCTCGATCATGTCGAGCATGCTGTTCGCCCCCAAGGAATACGAGCGCACCGCGCGCCAGGATCGAAGGGATACGGTGGTGGACACCACGCCCCGCAATCTCGACCAGCGCTCCTGGCAGGCGACCAGCCAGGCGGAGATGGCCGATATCAAGCGCATGCTCGAATCGATCTCGCGCGAGAACCAGGAGCTACAGCGGCGCATCGAGACGCAGAATCAGAAGCTCGAGGAGCAGAGTGAGGAGCTCGGATCGCTTCGCGAGGGCCAGGGTATCTCTCAGGAGGAGCTTGCGCGCCAGCTCGAGGAGCTTCGCGAGCGCGAGGGCACGCGTCCGACGCCACTGCCGCCTCCGCCGCCGGTTCGCGACGAGCCGGAAGACCAGGCGCGCGCCGTGGTCCCGCCCCCGCCGCCGCCGCGCGGCGCAGAGCGTCCCGGGGAGCCGGGATCGGGCGCAAAGCCGCGCCCGATCCATATTCGCGTGAAGGCGCCGGAAGATGATTCCGTGGAGGTCGAGACCACCTATACCCGCAACCCCTACGCAGGTTACCTGCCGCCGGGATCGCATGCGCAGGTCGTGCTGCTCAACGGACTGGATGCGGGATCTTCTGATTACACCCGCACCAACCCTGAGCCCGTGCTGATGCGTGTGCAGACCAACGCCACGCTGCCCGGCGAGGCGCGCTATTCGGTGAAGTCCTGCATGGTGCTGGGCTCGGCCTACGGGGATCTCTCCTCGGAGCGCGTCTATGTGCGCCTGTCGCGCCTCAGTTGCGTGGATAAGGACAACCACCTGGTGCTCAGCTCCGAGGTCAAGGGCTACGTGGTGGATTCCGACGGCTCGCTGGGTATCCGGGGCGTGGTCGATCACAAGGACGGGGCGCTGCTTGGGCGGAGTCTCGTTGCCGGATTCTTCAGCGGCCTTGGTTCTGCGTTCGGCAGCACTTCCAACAGCCTGACCGGCTCGCTGATTGGCACCGGCCAGAGTGTATCCGGCGGCGATATCGCGCAGCGCGCGGGCTTTGGTGGCGCCGAGACCGCCATGAACAACCTGGCACAGCACTACGTGGACAACCTGAAGAACATCTTCCCGGTGATCTCCGTGCCCAATGGCAGAAAGGCCACCGTCGTTATCACTGACGGGGTCTCCCTGGAGTGGAACGATTACGGAAGCCTCTACAGAAAGACCACGAGTCCGGTCAACTGA
- a CDS encoding TraK domain-containing protein: MSVNTAFLRGILLLLFTIAATLSPVYAEGQAEALDEGVIDISDREYNRVVFPVPFTDIIFPANAPLKSDPVPLGGNRSILFEVHQGVRQTVQMVVQLEDGTVHTLRMRPAAIPGVEHRVAGASDRPKTSAVDTSQSAMRSQSEEQRYLLETFKRFVRGNRDNFTRVETLPTVEFDSFYAEPLEAWSNGTDRMLIYKLVSKGPRVVVASPQFYRSGVRAVQLEGGDVVSRRASPKLFILVDESVFFGSR, from the coding sequence ATGAGCGTTAATACTGCTTTTCTCCGGGGCATCCTGCTGCTGCTGTTCACGATCGCCGCCACCCTCTCCCCGGTGTATGCCGAGGGGCAGGCCGAGGCGCTCGATGAGGGGGTGATCGATATCTCTGATCGGGAGTACAACCGGGTGGTATTCCCCGTTCCGTTCACCGACATCATCTTCCCTGCGAACGCGCCGCTCAAGAGCGATCCGGTGCCGCTTGGGGGCAATCGCTCGATCCTGTTCGAGGTGCACCAGGGGGTGCGCCAGACTGTACAGATGGTAGTCCAGCTCGAGGACGGCACTGTGCACACACTGCGCATGCGTCCTGCGGCCATCCCGGGGGTCGAGCATCGCGTGGCCGGCGCGTCCGACAGGCCCAAGACCTCGGCCGTGGATACCAGCCAGAGCGCCATGCGCAGCCAGTCCGAGGAGCAGCGCTACCTGCTCGAGACGTTCAAGCGGTTCGTGCGCGGCAATCGGGATAACTTCACGCGCGTCGAGACGCTGCCCACCGTGGAGTTCGACAGTTTCTACGCCGAGCCCCTTGAGGCCTGGAGCAACGGCACGGACCGCATGCTCATCTACAAGTTGGTCTCCAAGGGCCCGCGCGTCGTGGTGGCCTCGCCTCAATTCTATCGCAGCGGCGTTCGGGCCGTGCAGCTCGAGGGCGGGGATGTCGTGAGCCGACGCGCCAGCCCGAAGCTGTTCATCCTGGTCGATGAATCCGTGTTCTTCGGGAGTCGGTAA
- a CDS encoding TraE/TraK family type IV conjugative transfer system protein: protein MKKRFIDSLVNTSREKNAWVFAAVVLGAVLVVQSFFLMWSSFNTTTTLVPYDFAVSQGPVEISRASTPDESYLTYIALADVGLLLNYSPENVEQQYGRFLNRASPDLYAARNVELLRESRELRRNDVSQSFRPTRTSVINKNVVRVVGTLMRWEAEKLIFSERVSYRIEYRSLHGMPYVNNLTLEGNTDER, encoded by the coding sequence ATGAAAAAAAGATTCATCGATAGTCTGGTAAACACGTCCAGGGAAAAGAACGCATGGGTCTTCGCGGCTGTTGTGCTGGGCGCTGTGCTGGTTGTTCAGAGCTTCTTTCTCATGTGGAGCTCATTCAACACCACGACAACCCTGGTGCCTTATGATTTCGCCGTCTCGCAAGGACCCGTGGAGATCTCCCGGGCAAGCACGCCCGATGAGTCTTACCTGACCTACATTGCGCTGGCGGACGTCGGGCTGCTGCTGAACTACTCGCCGGAGAATGTCGAGCAGCAATACGGGCGATTCCTCAACCGCGCCTCACCTGACCTGTATGCGGCACGCAATGTCGAGCTGCTCAGGGAAAGCCGCGAGCTTCGACGCAACGATGTCAGCCAGTCCTTCCGCCCCACGCGCACGAGCGTGATCAACAAAAATGTTGTCCGGGTCGTTGGGACGTTGATGCGCTGGGAGGCCGAGAAACTCATCTTCAGCGAGCGCGTCTCCTATCGCATCGAGTATCGCTCACTCCACGGCATGCCGTATGTCAACAATCTCACTCTGGAAGGAAATACCGATGAGCGTTAA
- the traL gene encoding type IV conjugative transfer system protein TraL has product MAFDPQAHLIGKGIDRPTPILFWEPVEFVISICMLGFGIVMGILLFGAVGAVAVLVGAQKLKRGAKPGTVQHFLWRLGLQLDSCLKKKFPAPWKNEFIQ; this is encoded by the coding sequence ATGGCCTTCGACCCACAAGCACACCTCATCGGAAAAGGTATTGATCGGCCCACGCCGATCCTTTTCTGGGAACCAGTAGAGTTTGTCATTTCCATCTGCATGCTCGGGTTCGGAATTGTCATGGGGATCTTGCTGTTTGGCGCGGTCGGGGCCGTCGCTGTTTTGGTGGGCGCCCAGAAGCTCAAGCGCGGCGCAAAGCCGGGCACTGTGCAGCATTTTCTCTGGCGCCTTGGGTTGCAGCTCGATAGCTGCCTGAAGAAAAAATTCCCAGCTCCCTGGAAGAATGAATTCATCCAATGA
- the traA gene encoding TraA family conjugative transfer protein — MLNNVHNVHYKRVLLALFLMLMSGVAMAATGDDPFLEFMETVDAWASGALGIGLAITMLLVGAAMGVAKNSPLPALSGIAGAAILYWGPGVIKAIMGSGALI; from the coding sequence ATGCTCAACAATGTTCATAACGTGCATTACAAGAGGGTTCTGCTTGCCCTGTTTCTGATGCTCATGTCCGGCGTGGCGATGGCGGCCACCGGCGACGACCCCTTCCTGGAGTTCATGGAGACCGTGGACGCATGGGCCTCGGGTGCGCTCGGAATTGGCTTGGCCATAACTATGCTGTTAGTGGGAGCCGCGATGGGTGTTGCCAAGAACAGCCCGCTGCCCGCCCTGTCCGGTATCGCTGGTGCTGCAATTCTCTACTGGGGCCCCGGCGTGATCAAGGCGATCATGGGTTCCGGTGCGCTGATCTAA
- a CDS encoding lytic transglycosylase domain-containing protein: MDMPPPQPLPQETAEVCIAQASARYHVPPLLIQSILTQEGGQLGQRVGPNRNGTYDLGPMQINTIWIEPLKEYGIFEQDLLWSPCVNIGVGVWILRKYYEHHDQDWTKAIMSYNAGFAIENGREYARTVLERWNNLHYGAR; this comes from the coding sequence ATGGACATGCCTCCACCACAACCGCTCCCGCAAGAGACGGCGGAGGTCTGCATTGCGCAGGCCTCCGCTCGTTACCACGTCCCTCCTTTGCTGATTCAGTCGATTCTGACGCAGGAAGGCGGGCAGCTCGGGCAACGAGTGGGCCCCAATAGAAACGGCACTTATGATCTCGGACCGATGCAGATCAACACGATCTGGATCGAGCCACTCAAGGAGTACGGGATCTTCGAACAAGACCTTCTGTGGTCGCCGTGCGTGAACATCGGGGTGGGTGTCTGGATCCTGCGCAAGTACTACGAGCACCACGATCAGGACTGGACCAAGGCGATCATGTCATACAACGCGGGTTTCGCGATCGAGAACGGCCGGGAGTACGCCCGAACGGTACTTGAGAGGTGGAACAACCTGCATTACGGGGCGCGCTGA
- a CDS encoding OmpA family protein, translating to MKQLLVLAIALAVTGCGLLATQPEDASGALPEPVYQPMEAGYGVVTERREHNNVIVMPSTNWMPGARANDFRQLGEYDLLPDSHLDAAIEPVAAPDAREASFEPGTVKEPEGSEDVHAAVAPEEAPGIGAETPEGGAELERAPQVETPRPAPRPVNLEGRDRDAIFEHPRYREMLEIVDPFDPKSEARDPVASSEPEIVDQDAMTPASGEPETDKPTGRPVSLDGRDRDAIFEHPQYQEMLDTVDPFDPKPEAQPVEITAEIEPATEEAPDAKAPAGPETDKPARPAVSLDGRDRDAIFAHPRYREMLEIVDPFDPKPHERKTVPSHEDEALEGDVVASIHFDTASARLTETAIETLRTLSPDARYALRGYADHRGDREMNRRLAQRRAYAVSQYLLGLGAQVSEVEGLGVVQDDVPADELWRDRRVDVHVEAPGEVKASVPGAARREALAHAKEAAELAHAQKPVDGQHAGLDREEPAARAALKKKVTESDVESRQGDAPDKPAGRPVSLDGRDRDAIFAHPRYREMLEIVDPFDPKPLARDPLASSEPEIVGQASAVEERVEPETDKPARRAVSLDGRDRDAIFKHPQYQEMLDTVDPFDPKPVAQPVEITAEIDPAPEEAPAAKALAEAETDKPAGRPVSLEGRDRDAIFAHPRYQEMLEIVDPFDPPPTGQDSFDATGEARIVRAKSERSAQAVKAPEEREVEPETVAAWVEAAHEDTEEDASSADQGQEYQPSPAGAAQLEAGRYHVAGETLVGIVYFPADSAQLTPTALLALEAIPGGERYTLHGFSDPRGGSQENLHLSLMRAQSVGQYLERLGREVVATHGQGDRYARSTPETFEFERRVEIHRYAREEEADEQSSERSATASEGGADVFILRPRPQALIGSPQFVP from the coding sequence ATGAAGCAACTCCTGGTACTGGCAATCGCCCTGGCGGTCACCGGCTGCGGCCTGCTCGCCACCCAGCCGGAGGATGCCTCCGGGGCCCTTCCCGAGCCTGTCTACCAGCCCATGGAAGCCGGCTACGGGGTCGTTACAGAGCGACGAGAGCACAACAACGTGATCGTCATGCCCTCGACCAACTGGATGCCCGGGGCGCGCGCGAACGACTTTCGCCAACTGGGTGAGTATGACCTGCTTCCCGACAGCCATCTCGATGCGGCAATCGAGCCGGTGGCCGCGCCCGATGCGAGAGAAGCGTCTTTTGAGCCGGGCACCGTGAAGGAACCCGAGGGCAGCGAGGATGTGCACGCGGCCGTGGCGCCCGAAGAGGCGCCAGGCATCGGCGCCGAGACGCCCGAGGGCGGCGCCGAGCTTGAGCGCGCACCGCAAGTCGAGACGCCACGGCCTGCGCCCCGGCCCGTGAACCTTGAGGGTCGTGATCGCGATGCGATCTTCGAGCATCCGCGGTACCGGGAGATGTTGGAGATCGTGGATCCATTCGATCCGAAATCTGAGGCGAGGGACCCTGTCGCTTCGAGTGAGCCTGAGATTGTCGATCAGGACGCGATGACGCCAGCGAGCGGCGAGCCCGAGACGGACAAGCCTACGGGCAGACCCGTGAGCCTTGACGGCCGTGACCGTGATGCGATCTTCGAGCACCCGCAGTACCAGGAGATGCTCGATACCGTGGATCCGTTTGATCCGAAGCCGGAGGCGCAACCGGTTGAAATCACGGCAGAAATCGAACCCGCCACGGAAGAGGCGCCGGACGCGAAGGCACCCGCCGGGCCCGAGACGGACAAGCCCGCCCGCCCGGCGGTGAGCCTCGACGGCCGTGACCGTGATGCGATCTTCGCGCACCCACGGTACCGGGAGATGCTCGAGATCGTGGATCCGTTCGATCCGAAGCCTCATGAACGCAAGACAGTGCCCTCTCATGAAGACGAGGCCCTGGAAGGCGACGTGGTTGCCTCCATCCATTTCGATACGGCCAGCGCTCGATTGACTGAAACGGCGATCGAGACCCTCAGGACTCTGTCCCCGGATGCACGCTACGCGCTGCGTGGCTACGCGGACCATAGAGGCGACCGAGAAATGAATCGAAGGCTGGCGCAACGCCGCGCCTATGCGGTCTCTCAGTACCTGCTCGGCCTGGGTGCGCAGGTCAGCGAAGTCGAGGGGCTGGGTGTGGTGCAAGACGATGTGCCCGCAGACGAGCTTTGGCGTGATCGACGCGTGGATGTGCACGTGGAAGCGCCCGGCGAGGTGAAAGCGTCTGTGCCGGGGGCCGCGCGCCGTGAGGCACTGGCGCACGCGAAGGAGGCTGCCGAACTCGCACATGCGCAGAAACCCGTTGACGGTCAGCACGCGGGCCTTGACCGGGAGGAGCCTGCGGCCAGGGCCGCTTTGAAGAAAAAAGTCACTGAGAGTGATGTCGAGTCGCGCCAAGGCGATGCGCCAGACAAGCCTGCGGGCAGACCTGTGAGCCTCGACGGCCGTGACCGTGATGCGATCTTCGCCCACCCGCGGTACCGGGAGATGCTCGAGATCGTGGATCCGTTCGATCCGAAGCCCCTTGCGCGAGACCCTCTCGCTTCAAGCGAGCCCGAGATTGTCGGGCAGGCCTCGGCGGTGGAGGAGCGCGTTGAGCCCGAGACGGACAAGCCCGCGCGCCGTGCGGTGAGCCTCGACGGCCGTGACCGTGATGCGATCTTCAAGCACCCGCAGTACCAGGAGATGCTCGACACCGTGGATCCGTTTGATCCGAAGCCGGTGGCGCAACCGGTTGAAATCACGGCAGAAATCGACCCCGCTCCGGAAGAGGCGCCGGCCGCGAAGGCGCTCGCCGAGGCCGAGACGGACAAGCCTGCGGGCCGGCCCGTAAGCCTTGAGGGTCGTGACCGTGACGCGATCTTCGCGCATCCACGATACCAGGAGATGCTTGAAATCGTGGATCCGTTCGATCCGCCCCCGACGGGCCAGGACTCGTTTGACGCGACGGGCGAGGCTCGAATCGTAAGGGCGAAAAGCGAGCGTAGCGCGCAGGCAGTGAAAGCGCCCGAGGAGCGCGAGGTTGAGCCTGAAACGGTGGCGGCGTGGGTCGAGGCCGCGCACGAAGACACGGAGGAGGACGCATCAAGCGCAGACCAGGGCCAGGAGTACCAGCCATCCCCTGCGGGCGCGGCGCAACTGGAGGCCGGCAGGTACCACGTGGCCGGCGAAACACTTGTCGGTATCGTCTACTTCCCGGCGGACAGCGCGCAACTCACGCCAACCGCGCTGCTCGCTCTTGAGGCAATCCCCGGCGGGGAGCGTTACACGCTACACGGCTTCTCTGATCCGAGGGGAGGCAGTCAGGAGAATCTTCACCTGTCCCTGATGAGAGCGCAATCCGTTGGGCAGTACCTCGAGCGTCTGGGCAGGGAGGTCGTAGCGACTCACGGGCAGGGTGATCGTTACGCAAGGAGCACACCGGAGACCTTCGAGTTTGAGCGACGGGTCGAGATCCACCGATACGCGCGCGAAGAGGAGGCGGATGAGCAATCGTCGGAGAGAAGCGCAACGGCGTCCGAGGGAGGCGCCGATGTCTTTATTCTCAGGCCCCGCCCCCAGGCGCTGATCGGAAGCCCGCAGTTCGTGCCCTGA
- a CDS encoding thioredoxin domain-containing protein: MNSIFLVEVANFSCPYCRAMSRWHDHLETAVRQYGGAFRFAPISLSEHNDTRELIYYGARQLGAEAAERVKEALYRGAQDDQLPMETEAQVLEFLGRAPSTRTFNLAQLQVAARSEEAREAHQRALRLAHMARVNLLPSYVFIQDGRPVYTLERHDDQPVGSAFRGRIEAKLKELGENQ, from the coding sequence ATGAATAGCATTTTCCTGGTCGAGGTCGCGAACTTCTCGTGCCCCTACTGCCGGGCCATGAGTCGGTGGCACGACCACCTCGAAACAGCGGTGCGTCAGTACGGCGGGGCGTTTCGCTTCGCGCCGATCTCCCTGTCCGAGCACAACGACACGCGAGAGCTCATCTACTACGGCGCACGTCAGTTGGGCGCCGAGGCCGCAGAGCGCGTGAAAGAGGCGCTCTATCGTGGCGCGCAGGATGACCAGCTGCCGATGGAAACCGAGGCTCAGGTGCTGGAGTTTCTTGGGCGAGCCCCCTCCACCCGTACCTTCAACCTCGCCCAGCTCCAGGTCGCTGCCCGCTCCGAGGAGGCGCGCGAGGCACATCAGCGGGCGCTGCGCCTGGCGCACATGGCGCGTGTGAACCTCCTGCCTTCCTATGTATTCATCCAGGACGGGCGGCCCGTCTACACGCTTGAACGTCACGACGATCAACCGGTCGGCTCTGCCTTTCGCGGGCGTATCGAAGCAAAGCTCAAGGAATTAGGAGAGAACCAATGA
- a CDS encoding ATP-dependent DNA helicase gives MTPEHSQFHPDIVEAYRRLGESAGFGWRDEQVRLSQEIMEALLKGRVLCAEAPTGTGKSLAYLIAAIAVQGIREREGKDVMPIVVATNTVALQAQLFDKDIPVLTRMGFLGSDDMVLAKGRGRYMCLHEAQRIAGHPLRPIQRQEDLFGFGSEELDPRMPAEKRGAERLLGVWRAGAWQGDVDAWDGEPPAIWEAVRSSPETCIGEKCWAYEKACPFYSARRSLAGARIIIANHDMVLVDLKARRNGAEPVFPVSDYMLVIDEAHHLPSKAVEHAKTRIAVRDGLYLARQIAELAEKCAPLTPLSVLVDVTGWYQVLTSRKFTRVIRDLGGWLSNVFPDAGAGPYHRFAECPEDLAVLISEVTRPGWFISLTLKKVAHALGHVAATEPELARKLEVESLSLSAKLEHYLSGLKQFADQDTSVRWVGVETHDRKTQYTICTGPLEGAQVLEPDLFAVISRTVLVSATLRVEGDFSFFARRAGLPSSTRYLALPHIFPYEKSVLHIPRLGMRPPRDPQGYARYTALLAAWLSANIDPREATLVLFTSRQIMEMTRARMAHPLRAQVIAQKPRGHQSQVREHRARIDSGDGSVLFGVATLSEGVDLPGAYCRHVIITRIPFEHPNDPIREAVREHYGSEHFEANIMPEATRKLIQAAGRLIRRETDVGRLTLLDDRLLEIERVGRMLDSLPPFHRIADAAALSA, from the coding sequence ATGACTCCTGAGCACAGCCAGTTTCACCCGGATATCGTGGAGGCGTATCGACGCCTCGGCGAGAGCGCGGGATTTGGCTGGCGCGATGAGCAGGTAAGACTCTCCCAGGAGATCATGGAGGCGCTCCTGAAGGGGCGCGTGCTGTGCGCCGAAGCGCCCACCGGCACCGGCAAGTCCCTGGCCTATCTGATCGCGGCGATCGCCGTTCAGGGGATTCGTGAGCGCGAAGGCAAGGATGTCATGCCGATCGTGGTGGCGACCAATACGGTTGCGCTCCAGGCCCAGCTCTTTGACAAGGACATCCCCGTGCTGACCCGGATGGGATTTCTGGGTAGCGATGACATGGTGCTCGCCAAGGGCCGGGGGCGCTACATGTGCTTGCACGAAGCGCAGAGGATCGCCGGACACCCGCTTCGCCCCATCCAGCGCCAGGAGGATCTCTTCGGTTTTGGCAGCGAAGAGCTCGACCCGCGCATGCCCGCGGAGAAGCGCGGCGCGGAACGTCTGCTTGGGGTATGGAGGGCCGGGGCATGGCAGGGGGACGTGGACGCCTGGGACGGTGAGCCCCCCGCGATATGGGAGGCGGTTCGCTCATCGCCCGAGACATGCATCGGCGAGAAATGCTGGGCCTATGAGAAGGCGTGCCCGTTCTACAGCGCGCGTCGCTCGCTCGCCGGCGCGCGCATCATCATCGCCAATCACGACATGGTTCTTGTCGATCTCAAGGCGCGGCGAAACGGGGCGGAGCCGGTGTTTCCTGTCTCCGACTACATGCTGGTGATCGATGAGGCCCACCACCTCCCCAGCAAGGCGGTAGAGCACGCAAAGACGCGCATCGCGGTGCGCGACGGGCTCTACCTTGCCCGCCAGATCGCAGAGCTTGCGGAGAAGTGCGCGCCCCTCACCCCCCTCTCGGTGCTGGTCGATGTCACCGGGTGGTATCAGGTGCTTACCAGTCGCAAGTTCACGCGCGTGATCAGGGATCTCGGCGGGTGGCTGAGCAACGTCTTCCCGGACGCCGGGGCCGGGCCTTATCACAGATTCGCCGAATGCCCGGAGGATCTTGCTGTTTTGATCTCCGAGGTCACCCGCCCCGGATGGTTCATCTCGCTGACCCTGAAGAAGGTCGCTCACGCGCTTGGGCATGTTGCCGCCACGGAGCCCGAGCTTGCGCGCAAACTCGAGGTCGAGTCGTTGAGCCTGAGCGCAAAGCTCGAGCACTACCTCTCCGGGCTCAAGCAGTTTGCCGATCAAGACACCTCTGTTCGATGGGTCGGGGTCGAGACGCACGACAGAAAGACGCAGTACACGATCTGCACAGGGCCCCTTGAGGGGGCGCAAGTCCTTGAACCCGACCTGTTCGCCGTGATCTCCCGAACCGTGCTCGTTTCGGCAACCCTGCGCGTGGAGGGGGACTTCTCGTTTTTTGCACGCAGGGCAGGACTGCCCTCCTCCACCCGTTACCTGGCCCTTCCGCACATCTTCCCCTACGAGAAGAGCGTGCTGCACATCCCGAGGCTTGGCATGCGCCCGCCCAGGGATCCTCAGGGATATGCGCGATACACGGCGCTGCTGGCGGCATGGCTCTCGGCGAACATCGACCCCAGGGAGGCCACGCTTGTGCTGTTCACCAGCCGCCAGATCATGGAGATGACGCGCGCGCGAATGGCGCACCCGCTGCGCGCCCAGGTGATCGCGCAAAAACCCCGCGGCCATCAGAGCCAGGTCCGTGAGCACCGCGCACGGATCGATTCCGGAGACGGTAGCGTACTGTTCGGTGTGGCCACGCTCTCGGAAGGGGTGGATCTTCCGGGTGCGTACTGTCGGCATGTGATCATTACCCGTATTCCGTTCGAGCATCCCAACGACCCCATCCGCGAGGCAGTGCGCGAGCATTACGGCAGTGAGCACTTCGAGGCGAACATCATGCCCGAGGCCACGCGAAAGCTCATCCAGGCCGCAGGGCGACTCATTCGCCGGGAAACCGACGTGGGCCGCCTGACCCTGCTCGATGACCGCCTGCTTGAGATCGAGCGGGTGGGTCGCATGCTCGACTCCCTGCCCCCTTTCCACCGGATTGCCGACGCCGCAGCGCTCAGCGCATAA
- the ssb gene encoding single-stranded DNA-binding protein, with product MVNKVILVGNLGNDPEVRHTPNGGAVTNVSLATTEKWRDKNSGERQEKTEWHRVVFFGRLAEIAGEYLKKGSMVYVEGRLQTRKWQDQSGQDRYSTEIVANEMQMLGARGGQGSGAHAQPQAQPQAQQSAPPASQEFDPFGDEIPF from the coding sequence ATGGTTAACAAGGTGATATTGGTGGGGAACCTCGGCAACGACCCCGAGGTGCGGCACACGCCCAACGGCGGCGCCGTGACCAACGTGAGCCTCGCCACCACGGAGAAGTGGCGAGACAAGAACAGCGGCGAGCGCCAGGAGAAGACCGAATGGCATCGCGTGGTGTTCTTCGGGCGCCTGGCGGAGATCGCGGGCGAGTATCTCAAGAAGGGCTCGATGGTCTACGTCGAGGGCCGTCTTCAGACCCGCAAGTGGCAGGACCAGAGTGGCCAGGACCGCTACTCCACGGAGATCGTCGCCAACGAGATGCAGATGCTCGGTGCGCGCGGCGGCCAGGGCTCCGGTGCACATGCTCAGCCGCAGGCTCAGCCGCAGGCTCAGCAGAGCGCCCCGCCTGCTTCCCAGGAATTCGACCCATTTGGAGATGAAATCCCCTTTTAG